From Chryseotalea sp. WA131a:
CTTTTTGATCTAGCCCACGGTTGTCCGATGGAATATTCATGGCCAATATGGCCTCTTTGAACAGTTCTTCCGTAGGGAAACCTACAATTACATTGTTGAGCATGGTTACATCCTGCGTCAGTTCAATTAATATCGTTAATTGCTCAGAAGGTGCATCTGGCACTATGTAACTCGCACGGTGATAGCCCACCATACTAATCACCACACTGTCACCTACCAAAACTGGAATGCTAAAAAAACCCAGGTGATTGGTTACATCGCCTCGGCCAGCTTTGGGTACATATACGTGAGCTCCAATCAATTGCTCTGTAGAATCGCTAACTACCCCCGATAGCTGAATAATTCTTCTTTTGGTTTGCGAAAAACCCTCGGTCGCCATGACCAATGCTGCTACAACAAATAAAAACTTAATTATCGCCCTCATAAAGTCTGGTAAATGTACGGAAATATTATAGATGAAATGGGCAACCTTTTAGGCTTAAAATAACTAAAACTTTACTTCTTTTTTGTTCGGCTGGCGGCCTACTTGCCTACAGGCACGAAGGTTCGCTCCATTCTGGTTTTCAAACAACTATTCGCTACATTTCCCACATGGAGGCCTCCGAAAAAATAGTCGTATTTCAGGCATACGATACTGTAATGCAAGCCAACTTGGCAAAAACCAAACTCGATGCCTACGGAATTCCCTGTTTTTTAACAGAAGAAAATTTCACCGCCCTCTACCCGTTGCGCAACGATATTTTTCCAGGTGTGCGGCTTCATATTTTTGAGAAAGATGCGCTGGAAGTCAAAAACATTCTGAACGATCAACCTTTTGAAACATTCATTCAATGCCCACATTGCAATTCAAAATCTTGGGAAAAAGTAATGAAGCCTACGAATAAAACCCTTTTCGTTTTCCTATTCTCATTGTTCAATTTAAGTCGACCCCTTGTTGAGGAAGAATATCGATGTAAAAATTGCTGTAGGAGATTTGAAATATAAATTCCATACATTTTCAACACCGTAAACTCCACCTGCCTGTTTGTCCATTGGCCTTTGTCATCTGATGTAGACATCCAAATACCACCGTACTGGGTGGTTAGGTTTTGGTATCACATATTGATTGAAAAGAACCCACGTTTTGCTTGAGCAATCATAACTAAGATGATAATCAATGCAATCGTATTAAAAATAAACAAGCGCTTGTGCTTGGCTGCTCCATCGCTCAATTTTTTCATGGTGATTCTGCCCATGGTAATCAAAACAATGGCGATAATCATGCCTGTATTGTGTTCTACCAACCAATAACGTGCCTCAGGATTTGCCATGGATGCTTTGCTAAAAATCACTACTGGGCTCACAAAAAATAAAATAATGCCCAACAAAAGCTGGGTATGGGTAAACATAAACAACCAAAGGCTCAATTGTTCATCGCGCTTGGTAAAATCCGATTTGCTATTCCATCCCATAAACGAGCGAACGATAACCAAAATCAAAAAAATCAGAAGGAAATAGCGCACAAGAGAGTGCGTCATCAATAAAATAGAATGCATAACCAGAATAGTTTAAATTTGAAGTTGAAAATTACACTTTTTTAAAGAAACTTGGCAGAAAACTATTCGGCAGCCCTGCTGGATGATCTTTACGGTGCACCTATGAAAAAAAATCTCTTCGCTGTCGCCATTCTATTTCTGTTGATAGGCAGGTTGTATGCTCAACCCGATACGGTGCGTGCAGGCGCGTACGTAATCAGTGTGCATGACATCAATTTTCACAATAAAGATTACACTGCCCGTTTTTGGGTATGGTTTGTGTACAGCAATCCAAAATTAGATTTTACCCAACAGTTGGATATACCCAATTCTAAAAGTGTGGAGCAGGCCTTTCCTATCAAAGATAGCATTGAAGGCAAGGCATGGGTGATGATGAAGATGAAGGCAGTAATGAAAGAAAAATGGATTGTTTCTGATTTTCCGTTTGATGAACAGCACTTGAATTTGCAAATTGAAAATTCACAGTTTGATACCTCCCATTTGGTTTTCAAACCCGACTTAAAAGGAAGTCGCTTTGATCCAGAAGAAGCCATCGATGGATGGAACATCAAGAATTTTCGAGTTTACACCAAGCTGAAAACATACGAAACTGGTTTTGGTGATTCCAGACCCGGAAGAAATAGCCAGACCTTTTCATCTTTTAATATTGAGATGGATTTGCAGCGCGAGGCACTCGGTCTTTTCATGAAAATTTTTGTGGCAATGTATATTTCCTTTTTGATAGCGTTCTTGAGCTTTGCCCTTAAGCCACACGAGTTATATCCTCGCTTTGGTTTACCAGTGGGCGGTTTGCTTGCTGTAGTAGGTAATAAATACATCATCGATTCTATTTTACCCGAATCTTCCACATTTACCTTGGTCGACACATTGCACACGCTCACTTTCTTGGCGATTTTTTGCATGCTGGTGATTTCTGCTATCTGCATTCGCCTGCATGATAGAGGCAGAATAGGTGCCTCTATGAAACTTAACAAGAGAGGTTTTGGTGCCATTTTGATTTTCTATTTACTGACCAATATATTCTTTGTTTCAATTGCTGTCTTAAACTAACGAATGAAAATTATTACTGCTGAACTACTCACCATTGGTGACGAAATTTTATACGGTCAAATTGTGGACACCAACGCGCAATGGATGAGCGTGGAGTTAGACAAAGTTGGGATTAAAGTCATTCGTAAAACCAGTGTGGGCGATCAAGAGCAAGAAATATTGACCGCTTTCGCGGAAGCTGAAAAGCGTGCTGATATAATTTTGATTACCGGAGGCCTTGGCCCTACCAGCGATGATTTGACCAAACCGTTGCTCGCGAAATATTTTAACTGCGAGTTGGTGATGAATGAAGAAGCCTTGGCGGAGGTAACGGCTTTCTTTAAAAGTCGTGGCCGAGAGATGACAGAGATGAATCGCCAACAGGCCGCCCTGCCGAGTGCCTGTACCAAAATAACCAACCCCATTGGCACCGCGCCTGGCATGTGGTTCGATCGAAAAGGAAAGATTTTTATGTCGATGCCAGGAGTGCCGCACGAGATGAAGAAGATGATGACCGAGCGCGTGATTCCAAAACTGAGAGAAACGTTTCGCATGCCGGTGATCCAACACAAAGTGATTCGCACCATTGGCATTGGTGAATCTTTTTTAGCTGATAAAATTTCTGTTTGGGAAAAATCGCTGCCCACGCACATCAAACTTGCTTACTTGCCAAGTTTGGGTGAAGTAAAGTTGCGATTAACAGGTTTTGGTGAAGATGCGGCATCATTAGAAAAAGAAATCAATATACTCGCAGAAAAGATATTGTCACTAGCAAGTGAATATGTTTATGGCTTTGGTGACGAACCGATTGAAGTAGTCATTGGCAAAATGTTGCGCGACCGAAAGCTTACTTTATCGATGGCAGAAAGTTGCACGGGTGGTTATCTATCGCATCTGATTACCAGTGTGCCGGGCTGCTCAGATTACTTTTTAGGAAGCATGGTGCCGTATGCCTACGAAATAAAAATGCGGCAACTCGGTGTGAAACCTGAAGTGCTGGAAAAATATGGAGCCGTGAGTGAGCAAACCATTATTGAAATGGCCAACATCGTGCGTGCCAAATTCAACACCGATATTGGTGTGGCTACTAGCGGCATTGCCGGGCCAGGCGGAGCCACTCCCGAAAAACCAGTGGGCATGGTATGGATTGCTTACTCGGACAAACACCAAACTGTGACTAAGAAATTACAAATCTCGCAAGACAGAGCCATCAACATCCGCATGGCCAGCATGGCGGTGTTAAATTTGATTCGGATGAGCCTGCCAAAATAGGTAGCTACAAAAAAAATACTTTAAGATGAAAACGACCATTTTTGCAACAATTCTAGTGTTTGTGAACATTGTTATTTTATTTGGCCAAGAAGAAACCCAAAAACAAGATACCACTTACGCCACATTTGAGTTTACATTAAAGGATGGAACCAAACTGGTTGGCCAGCTCATGGACCAAAACAAAGAGTTTTATCTTATCAAAACGGCAAACTTTGGAACCATGAAGGTGGGTGTTGTTCAAGTAGTAAGTATTGTTTTGCTAGGGCAAAAAATTGAAACCATTCTACCAAAAGATAAATCAACAATTTACTACGACAATCAATTTGGATTTAAATATTTCCTAATTAATACAGCGATTCCAGCCGAACCAAAAAAGTGGTACTACACCAATCAGTATGTTGCTTTCAGTAGTTTTACTTATGGCATTAGTAAGCACGTCAGCACGGGCAT
This genomic window contains:
- a CDS encoding carboxypeptidase-like regulatory domain-containing protein produces the protein MRAIIKFLFVVAALVMATEGFSQTKRRIIQLSGVVSDSTEQLIGAHVYVPKAGRGDVTNHLGFFSIPVLVGDSVVISMVGYHRASYIVPDAPSEQLTILIELTQDVTMLNNVIVGFPTEELFKEAILAMNIPSDNRGLDQKALNAELIALMARATPMDGNANYKYYIDQWSNSAGNTFRPVYNPFLDPLNWARFIKSFSNKKKKK
- a CDS encoding cytochrome B, with product MHSILLMTHSLVRYFLLIFLILVIVRSFMGWNSKSDFTKRDEQLSLWLFMFTHTQLLLGIILFFVSPVVIFSKASMANPEARYWLVEHNTGMIIAIVLITMGRITMKKLSDGAAKHKRLFIFNTIALIIILVMIAQAKRGFFSINM
- a CDS encoding competence/damage-inducible protein A, whose translation is MKIITAELLTIGDEILYGQIVDTNAQWMSVELDKVGIKVIRKTSVGDQEQEILTAFAEAEKRADIILITGGLGPTSDDLTKPLLAKYFNCELVMNEEALAEVTAFFKSRGREMTEMNRQQAALPSACTKITNPIGTAPGMWFDRKGKIFMSMPGVPHEMKKMMTERVIPKLRETFRMPVIQHKVIRTIGIGESFLADKISVWEKSLPTHIKLAYLPSLGEVKLRLTGFGEDAASLEKEINILAEKILSLASEYVYGFGDEPIEVVIGKMLRDRKLTLSMAESCTGGYLSHLITSVPGCSDYFLGSMVPYAYEIKMRQLGVKPEVLEKYGAVSEQTIIEMANIVRAKFNTDIGVATSGIAGPGGATPEKPVGMVWIAYSDKHQTVTKKLQISQDRAINIRMASMAVLNLIRMSLPK